In a single window of the Raphanus sativus cultivar WK10039 chromosome 9, ASM80110v3, whole genome shotgun sequence genome:
- the LOC108824148 gene encoding probable folate-biopterin transporter 4, protein MIHWLKQLRSAFGVAFLWLVCLIYFTQGFRSFVWTAVSYQLKDRLQLSPSASQFVFSVAFFPWSIKPLYGIISDCIPIGGKKRTPYLVISTVLSLVPWLLLGLDSTSRSSSLYLMIFLTVQNLGSAMADVVIDAMIAEAVRIDKSSFAGDLQSVSWFAMAVGGICGSLLGGYALNNLNIETIFLLFTVLPALQLLSCALVEEIPSNEPLPELLDSNEFEEKSKMSNDTYPDTKKSNTRRRKGQKKGKKGASSGKSEITQKKQSKSLASKLFQSLKTAALELCRAFKQPIILRPMAWFFIAHITVPNLSTVMFYYQTEVLLLDASFLGTARVVGWLGLMLGTFIYNRYLTNMTLRKSLLFAHIGLSITILLDMVLVSRANVGYGVSDKTMVLFGSALGDAINQLKFMPFLILSGRLCPPGIEGTLFALFMSINNLGNTVGSFMGAGLASLLGISSGSFENMFVGLAIQVFCTYIPVLFLFLIPKEATGVSAS, encoded by the exons atgatacaCTGGTTGAAGCAGCTGCGATCGGCGTTTGGCGTCGCGTTTCTGTGGCTCGTTTGCCTCATTTACTTCACCCAG GGCTTCAGATCGTTTGTCTGGACAGCAGTTTCGTACCAGCTCAAAGACAGGCTTCAGTTATCTCCATCAGCTTCTCAGTTCGTCTTTTCTGTCGCCTTCTTTCCATGGAGCATTAAACCGTTATACGG AATCATCTCAGATTGTATACCAATCGGAGGAAAGAAGAGAACACCCTATCTAGTTATATCGACAGTTCTCTCTCTTGTGCCATGGCTCTTGCTCGGTCTAGACTCAACCTCGCGAAGTTCCAGCTTGTATCTCATGATTTTCTTGACCGTTCAGAATCTTGGATCAGCCATGGCTGATGTTGTGATTGATGCCATGATAGCTGAGGCTGTAAGAATTGATAA GTCCTCGTTTGCTGGAGATCTTCAGTCCGTCTCATGGTTTGCTATGGCTGTGGGTGGAATCTGCGGTAGTCTATTAGGTGGCTACGCGTTGAACAACTTGAACATAGAAACAATCTTCCTCCTTTTCACGGTGTTGCCTGCGTTACAGCTACTTTCATGTGCTCTCGTTGAAGAGATTCCTAGCAACGAACCGTTGCCTGAGCTGCTGGACTCGAACGAGTTTGAAGAGAAGAGCAAGATGAGCAATGATACCTATCCAGACACGAAGAAGTCGAACACAAGAAGAAGGAAAGGGCAGAAGAAAGGTAAGAAAGGAGCTTCCAGTGGTAAGAGTGAGATAACACAGAAGAAGCAGTCAAAGTCTTTAGCTTCAAAGTTGTTCCAGTCATTGAAAACAGCCGCTTTGGAATTATGTCGTGCGTTCAAGCAACCGATCATTTTGAG ACCAATGGCGTGGTTTTTCATCGCGCATATCACTGTGCCAAATCTCTCTACTGTCATGTTCTATTACCAAACCGAGGTGTTGCTGTTAGACGCTTCTTTCCTAGGAACAGCCCGTGTTGTTGGTTGGTTAGGTCTCATGCTTGGAACCTTTATCTACAACCGATATCTGACAAATATGACTCTACGCAAATCTCTCTT GTTTGCTCACATCGGGCTGTCTATAACCATACTCCTCGATATGGTCTTGGTGTCTAGAGCAAATGTGGGTTACGGAGTATCAGACAAGACGATGGTTCTCTTCGGATCTGCTTTAGGCGATGCCATCAATCAACTCAA ATTCATGCCGTTCTTGATCTTGTCTGGTCGTCTATGTCCTCCTGGGATCGAAGGAACACTCTTTGCGCTGTTTATGTCGATAAACAACCTTGGGAACACAGTTGGGTCATTTATGGGAGCAGGATTGGCTTCACTTCTTGGAATCTCTTCAGGGTCCTTTGAGAATATGTTTGTGGGCTTAGCCATTCAAGTGTTTTGCACCTATATTCCTGTATTGTTCCTTTTCTTGATACCCAAGGAAGCTACAGGAGTATCAGCTTCCTAG
- the LOC108828718 gene encoding uncharacterized protein LOC108828718, giving the protein MDSLMCKLVMGLVVMIAIFGASGVDAWTGEIRGRVVCDVCADSSIGPEDHVLEGAEVAVLCITKSGEVVNYQAFTNTKGVYTVAETMPESERWDACLARPISSFHTSCNHLNQANNGIKFSYNRLSGYFHAVKPFVYRHQYAPSYC; this is encoded by the exons ATGGATTCGCTGATGTGTAAACTCGTGATGGGTTTGGTCGTGATGATTGCGATCTTCGGGGCTTCAGGTGTCGACGCGTGGACTGGCGAGATTCGCGGCAGAGTAGTATGCGATGTCTGTGCCGATTCTTCAATCGGGCCAGAAGATCATGTCCTTGAAG GAGCTGAGGTTGCGGTACTCTGCATAACCAAATCTGGAGAAGTTGTGAACTACCAAGCTTTCACAAACACAAAAGGTGTCTACACAGTAGCGGAGACAATGCCAGAGAGCGAACGTTGGGACGCGTGCCTTGCAAGACCCATCAGCAGCTTCCACACTTCTTGCAACCACCTAAACCAGGCAAATAATGGGATCAAATTCAGTTATAACCGCCTTTCCGGTTACTTTCATGCCGTGAAACCATTTGTGTATCGACACCAGTACGCACCTTCTTATTGCTGA
- the LOC108833910 gene encoding uncharacterized protein LOC108833910 has protein sequence MAQKLELIRGGGGSIKIGATGTVATLMTRELDSMKQQPSPQTPTTKPIRTTIPVSVDCGTSSSTPRRPKARKSSDEASSSNVRTPKGHHITKSTHQLPNVVGSDNVRTPKGHNAKKSTHQLPMLGSDNVSLQGTPRREKRMNIVDIVDVKCGNPDRAWANPITSRLRKLGFSKLNESIG, from the coding sequence ATGGCTCAGAAGCTTGAACTGATAAGAGGTGGAGGAGGATCCATCAAAATAGGAGCCACAGGAACGGTGGCAACTCTAATGACTCGCGAGCTAGACTCCATGAAACAACAACCTTCTCCTCAGACTCCCACAACTAAACCCATTAGAACAACTATCCCCGTCTCTGTAGACTGTGGCACCTCTTCTTCCACTCCAAGAAGACCAAAAGCAAGAAAATCATCAGACGAAGCTAGCAGCAGCAATGTTAGAACACCAAAGGGTCATCACATCACCAAAAGCACTCATCAGCTTCCAAATGTTGTTGGCTCTGATAACGTTAGAACACCAAAGGGTCACAATGCTAAAAAGAGCACTCATCAGCTTCCAATGCTTGGCTCTGATAATGTATCCTTGCAAGGAACTCCGAGAAGGGAGAAGAGAATGAACATTGTGGATATTGTGGATGTGAAATGCGGGAATCCGGATCGAGCTTGGGCTAATCCGATAACCAGTAGACTCAGGAAGCTTGGCTTCTCTAAACTCAATGAGAGCATTGGTTAA
- the LOC108827028 gene encoding septum-promoting GTP-binding protein 1, with the protein MAEKIHELAGKMTPLCRKIVHVNVKWRIMEKVSIFGDFFRFVWKKILSCSSIIEKPIIYRRIVHRISSTAGEIFDGDDETTVSARRLSSSSDADLVSLKISLLGDCQTGKTTFVIKYVGDENQGFLEMAGLNLMDKTFYVQGVTISFSIWDVGGDEKRSKDHIPIACKDSVAILFMFDLTSRSTLNSVFGWYSQARKWNTTAIPILIGTKFDDFVRLPPNLQWTIVTQARAYAKVMKASLFFSSATHNINVNKIFKFILAKLFNLPWKIDRNLTLGEPIIDYDS; encoded by the exons ATGGCGGAGAAAATCCATGAGCTCGCCGGGAAGATGACACCTTTGTGTCGGAAAATCGTTCACGTGAACGTAAAATGGAGAATCATGGAGAAAGTATCAATATTTGGAGACTTCTTTAGGTTTGTATGGAAGAAAATATTATCTTGTTCAAGTATCATCGAGAAACCTATTATTTATCGGCGAATCGTTCACCGGATTTCTTCCACCGCCGGAGAGATCTTCGACGGCGATGATGAAACAACTGTTTCCGCTAGAAGATTGAGTTCAAGTTCGGATGCAGATTTGGTTAGCCTCAAAATCAGCTTATTAGGCGATTGTCAAACAGGGAAGACTACTTTTGTA ATAAAATATGTTGGAGATGAGAATCAAGGGTTCCTGGAGATGGCTGGattaaatttgatggacaaaaCGTTTTATGTTCAAGGAGTTACGATTTCTTTCAGCATTTGGGATGTAGGAG GTGATGAAAAGAGGTCTAAAGATCATATACCTATTGCTTGTAAAGATTCAGTAGCAATCTTGTTCATGTTTGATCTAACCAGTCGATCTACTCTTAACAG tgtCTTTGGGTGGTATAGCCAGGCAAGAAAATGGAATACG aCGGCAATTCCGATTCTAATTGGAACAAAATTCGATGATTTCGTTCGGCTCCCACCCAATCTACAATGGACAATTGTCACTCAG GCGAGAGCGTACGCGAAGGTGATGAAGGCGTCATTGTTCTTTTCAAGTGCGACACACAACATAAACGTGAACAAGATCTTCAAATTCATTTTGGCCAAACTCTTTAATTTGCCTTGGAAGATAGACAGAAATTTAACCTTAGGTGAACCCATTATCGACTATGATTCTTAA
- the LOC108823654 gene encoding tryptophan synthase beta chain 1, chloroplastic has translation MAASSTVASFRTSVSSAPSPSSSLITHSRSPSKALKFTPLPSSRSRPSFSVSCTIAKDPPVLMSDPSLWQRPDSFGRFGKFGGKYVPETLMHALSELESAFHSLAADDDFQRELAGILKDYVGRESPLYFAERLTEHYRRENGEGPLIYLKREDLNHTGAHKINNAVAQALLAKRLGKKRIIAETGAGQHGVATATVCARFGLDCIIYMGAQDMERQALNVFRMRLLGAEVRGVHSGTATLKDATSEAIRDWVTNVETTHYILGSVAGPHPYPMMVRDFHAVIGKETRRQAMEKWGGKPDVLVACVGGGSNAMGLFHEFVDDTEVRLIGVEAAGFGVDSGKHAATLTKGDVGVLHGAMSYLLQDDDGQIIEPHSISAGLDYPGVGPEHSFLKDMGRAEYFSVTDEEALEAFKRVSRLEGIIPALETSHALAHLEKLCPTLPDGARVVLNFSGRGDKDVQTVAKYLEV, from the exons ATGGCAGCCTCAAGCACCGTCGCTTCTTTCCGAACCTCCGTTTCTTCAGCTCCTTCCCCATCCTCTTCTCTAATAACCCATTCGAGATCCCCCTCCAAAGCTCTCAAATTCACACCTCTGCCATCGTCTCGCTCAAGGCCATCCTTCTCCGTCTCCTGCACCATCGCCAAGGACCCGCCTGTCCTCATGTCCGACCCGTCTCTCTGGCAACGACCCGATTCGTTCGGTCGGTTCGGGAAGTTTGGTGGCAAGTATGTCCCCGAGACGCTAATGCACGCTCTCTCTGAGCTCGAATCTGCTTTTCATTCCCTCGCCGCCGACGATGATTTCCAG AGAGAGTTGGCTGGGATCTTGAAAGACTACGTGGGTAGAGAAAGCCCTCTGTATTTTGCGGAGAGGCTTACGGAGCATTACCGCCGCGAGAACGGAGAAGGTCCTCTTATATACTTGAAGAGAGAAGACCTGAACCACACAGGAGCGCACAAGATAAACAACGCCGTCGCTCAGGCTCTTCTCGCCAAGCGTTTGGGGAAGAAGAGGATTATCGCTGAGACGGGAGCTGGTCAGCACGGTGTGGCTACAGCTACCGTGTGTGCTCGTTTTGGTCTGGACTGCATTATCTATATGGGTGCTCAAGATATGGAGAGACAAGCGCTCAATGTGTTCAGGATGCGACTTCTTGGTGCCGAG GTGAGAGGAGTTCACTCTGGAACAGCAACGTTGAAGGATGCTACATCAGAAGCGATAAGAGATTGGGTGACAAACGTTGAGACTACACATTACATATTGGGATCCGTGGCGGGTCCTCATCCTTACCCTATGATGGTCAGAGACTTTCACGCGGTGATAGGTAAAGAAACGAGGAGACAAGCGATGGAGAAATGGGGAGGGAAGCCGGATGTCTTGGTTGCTTGTGTTGGTGGGGGTTCGAACGCGATGGGACTCTTCCATGAGTTTGTGGATGATACAGAGGTCAGGTTGATCGGTGTGGAAGCTGCGGGATTTGGAGTGGATAGTGGTAAACACGCTGCTACGTTGACAAAGGGAGATGTTGGTGTTCTACATGGTGCTATGAGTTACTTGCTGCAAGATGATGATGGTCAAATCATTGAACCTCACTCCATCAGTGCAGG ATTGGACTACCCTGGAGTTGGACCGGAGCACAGTTTCCTTAAAGACATGGGACGAGCTGAATACTTTAGCGTAACCGATGAAGAAGCGTTGGAAG CGTTCAAGAGAGTTTCGCGGTTAGAGGGAATCATCCCGGCACTGGAGACCTCTCACGCACTAGCTCACCTCGAGAAGCTGTGTCCCACGTTACCGGACGGAGCTAGAGTGGTCTTGAACTTCAGCGGAAGAGGAGATAAAGATGTTCAGACGGTGGCTAAATATCTTGAAGTTTGA